From the Verrucomicrobiota bacterium genome, the window CGGTGGGATGCGCAAACCTCTCTGTCAGAAGCTCTGTTCCGGCTCAAGGAACAGGCCGAGCGAACTCCACCCGGCCAGTGGGTGCGCGTAGTCGGAGGTTGGAGCTACGCCCAATTCAGGGAGCAACGTCACCCAACGATCGACGAAATCAACGCCGCAACCGGTGATACACCAGCCTACGTTCTCCATCTCTACGATTACGCCATTCTCAATAAGGCGGGTATCCGCCAACTGGGATTCGAAAGAGGCAGTCCGGATTCTTTCCCAATGGGAAGGATCATCCGCGACCACAGTGGCGATCCTACCGGCATGTTCATCGCCGTTCCCAGTGCCGTAATCCTCTACTCTCTGCTCAACATGTTGCCGAAACTCGATGAAGACGAGGCCTACCTCTCCAGTCAGCACTTTATGAGGGAGATGAATCGCTTCGGGGTGACTGGTTTCCTCGATGCTGGAGGTGGATTCCTCAATTACCCCGACGACTATGGAGTGATCCGAAAGCTCCACGATGAGAGAAAGCTCACCACACGAATCGGCTTTAACTTGTTTGCTCAAAAAGCCGGGAAGGAACTCGAGGACTTCCAACGTTGGACAGACGCATTCTCGCCCGACGAAGGAGACGCTATGCTAAAGATCAACGGCGCTGGTGAGATGCTCCGCGCGTCCGCCTACGACTTTGAGGACTTTATTCTCCCAAGACCTGATTTCAAACCAACCATGGAAGAGGAGCTTTTCCAAGTCGTCGAACTACTCGCCCGCAAAAGGTGGCCTTTCCGATTCCATGCCACCTACGACGAAAGTGCGACCCGGATCCTCAACGTTTTGGAAACGGTGAATCGAGAGTATCCTCTTGAAGGCCTTCATTGGATCTTCGATCACGGGGAAACAATTGGAGAACGGAA encodes:
- a CDS encoding amidohydrolase; translated protein: MSSETTASVIVKNAKITTMNPKQPEASCLAAASGKFLAVGEEKDVLPFQDPSTQVIDAKGQRLIPGLNDSHIHGIRQGLNYSMELRWDAQTSLSEALFRLKEQAERTPPGQWVRVVGGWSYAQFREQRHPTIDEINAATGDTPAYVLHLYDYAILNKAGIRQLGFERGSPDSFPMGRIIRDHSGDPTGMFIAVPSAVILYSLLNMLPKLDEDEAYLSSQHFMREMNRFGVTGFLDAGGGFLNYPDDYGVIRKLHDERKLTTRIGFNLFAQKAGKELEDFQRWTDAFSPDEGDAMLKINGAGEMLRASAYDFEDFILPRPDFKPTMEEELFQVVELLARKRWPFRFHATYDESATRILNVLETVNREYPLEGLHWIFDHGETIGERNIERIARMGGGISVQNRIAFQEKQFLDRYGEGMANDAPPLKKIMEMGVPLGNGTDATRVSSYNPWLSIHWTVSGKGMGGSTLIGEANRLDRHTALKLYTDNAWFSREEDVKGRIEPGLLADFSILSDDYFTIEEDAIRDLESVLTVLDGEVVYAKGPFQALAPEDLPELAEWTPVHNYGGFVRPYTKFKKD